A window of the Actinomycetes bacterium genome harbors these coding sequences:
- a CDS encoding type II toxin-antitoxin system Phd/YefM family antitoxin, whose protein sequence is MAYDAESALTGPRWTSTADSATIVVMTTQSLRDVRDHLSEVIDRVEHQHDRVVVTRNGKPAAVILSPEDLAQLEETIDVLGDPQTLADIREADAAYARDDVIRGTDAVRQLRP, encoded by the coding sequence GTGGCCTACGACGCTGAGTCGGCTCTCACGGGTCCGCGCTGGACATCGACCGCCGATAGCGCCACAATTGTGGTCATGACGACTCAGTCTCTGCGCGACGTCCGTGATCACCTGTCCGAGGTCATCGATCGGGTGGAGCACCAGCACGACCGCGTTGTGGTGACCCGCAACGGGAAGCCGGCAGCGGTCATCCTCAGTCCTGAGGATCTTGCCCAGTTGGAAGAGACCATCGACGTCCTGGGCGACCCGCAGACGCTGGCCGACATCCGCGAGGCCGATGCGGCCTACGCGCGTGACGATGTCATCCGCGGTACGGATGCAGTGCGCCAGCTGCGCCCGTGA
- a CDS encoding type II toxin-antitoxin system RelE/ParE family toxin, translating to MTEQPYEIVLTPPARRAITDDLPEAVAAAVIDFVTTALLDNPHRVGKPLRDDLEGIWSARRGTYRVLYRIREDPREVVVLRIDHRRDAYRSNS from the coding sequence GTGACTGAGCAGCCCTACGAGATCGTCCTGACCCCGCCCGCTCGTCGGGCCATCACCGACGACTTACCGGAAGCGGTCGCGGCCGCTGTCATCGACTTCGTGACCACCGCCCTCCTGGACAACCCGCACCGGGTCGGCAAGCCGCTCCGCGATGACCTCGAGGGGATCTGGTCCGCTCGACGCGGTACCTACCGGGTGCTCTACCGGATCCGCGAAGACCCCCGCGAAGTCGTCGTGCTACGTATCGATCACCGGCGTGACGCCTACCGATCGAACTCGTAA